Within the Pseudomonas sp. SL4(2022) genome, the region TTCGCGAAATTGCCAATGAGCACAAGGTCATGGTGCTGGAGTCGCCTGCGTTGGCGCGCGCCGTGTTCTATTCCACCGAGCTGGATCAGGAAATTCCGGCAGGCCTGTACCTGGCCATTGCCCAGGTGCTCGCCTACGTCTATCAGCTGCGTCAGCACCAGGCAGGCAAGGGCAAACGCCCGGCGCCGTTGCCGGAGCTACCGATCCCTCCGGATTTACGCCGCGACGAGTAATAGCGTCTGCTGTTGCTGCGAGTCCGTGCCTGTTTTGCTGCGGTACGGGGAAGTTGGACAGCTTCTTGCAAAACCCTCCTCAAAGGCGCGCATAGCGTCAAAAGATTGAATGGTCTTGGGGTAGTGGTGTGGCAATAGATCGCTCGCAAATGATCGGTGATGTTCGCAGCAACCTGGCAGGGTTGAAACAGGGCAACCTGGGTATTCCTCTGCTGTTGCTGGTCATGCTCAGCATGGTCATGTTGCCGATTCCGCCGTTTCTCCTCGATGTGCTGTTTACCTTCAGCATTGCGCTGTCGATTGTGGTGTTGTTGGTCAGTATTTATGCTTTGCGTCCTCTGGACTTCGCCGTGTTTCCCACGGTGTTGCTGGCGGCCACGCTGTTGCGTTTGGCACTCAACGTCGCGTCTACACGGGTGGTGTTGATGCATGGTCACGAGGGCCATGCTGCTGCCGGGCAGGTGATCCAGGCCTTTGGTGAGGTGCTGATCGGTGGCAACTATGTGGTCGGTATTGTGCTGTTTGCCATTCTGATGATCATCAACTTCGTCGTGGTCACCAAAGGTGCCGGACGGATCTCGGAAGTCAGCGCCCGTTTTACCCTCGATGCCATGCCAGGCAAGCAGATGGCGATTGATGCCGACCTCAACGCTGGCTTGATTGATCAGGCTGAGGCCAAGAAGCGCCGCTCGGAAGTGTCTCAAGAAGCCGACTTCTACGGTTCGATGGACGGTGCCAGCAAATTTGTCCGCGGCGATGCCATCGCCGGCCTGTTGATTCTGTTCATCAACCTCATCGGTGGTATTGCCATCGGTGTTTTGCAACATGGTCTGCCGTTCGCTGAGGCCGGCAAAATCTACACCTTGTTGACCATTGGTGATGGTCTGGTGGCGCAGATCCCTTCGCTGTTGTTATCAACGGCCGCTGCCATCATGGTCACGCGTGTGTCCAGTTCTGAGGACATGGGGGCGCAGGTCAACCGGCAGATGTTCGCCTCGCCACGGGCACTGGCCGTGACTGCCATCATTATGATCATCATGGGCATGGTGCCCGGCATGCCGCACTTCTTCTTCATCGGCCTTGGCTTGATTGCAGCAGGGGCTGCCTACTGGATTGCCAACAAGCAGCGTGTGGTCAAAGAAGAAGAGGTGAAGGAAGTGCAGCGTCAGCAGGAGTTGCTGCCGACGCAGAAAGCTCAGGAAGTCAAAGAGCTGGGCTGGGATGATGTAACGCCGGTCGACATGGTGGGGCTGGAAGTGGGTTATCGGCTGATTCCGCTGGTTGACCGTAACCAGGGTGGCCAGCTGCTGGCGCGGATCAAGGGCGTGCGCAAGAAGCTCTCCCAGGAAATGGGTTTTCTCATGCCCTCGGTGCACATTCGCGACAACCTGGATTTGCAGCCCAACGCCTACCGGTTGACGCTCATGGGCGTGAGTGTGGCCGAGGCCGAGGTGTATCCGGACCGTGAGCTGGCAATCAACCCCGGTCAGGTATTCGGACCACTCAATGGTATCGCCGCCAAGGACCCGGCATTTGGCCTGGAAGCGGTGTGGATCGACCCCAGCCAACGAGATCAGGCGCAGTCTCTCGGCTACACCGTGGTGGACGCCAGCACAGTTGTTGCCACTCACCTCAATCAAGTGCTGCACAAGCACGCTCACGAACTGCTCGGGCACGAGGAAGTGCAGCAACTGATGCAGTTGCTGGCCAAGACCTCGCCTAAATTGGCTGAGGAACTGGTGCCGGGAATGATTTCCCTGTCGACCTTACTCAAGGTGCTGCAGGTTCTGTTGCAGGAACAGGTACCGGTACGTGATATCCGGACCATTGCTGAGGCCATCGCCAACGTGGCCGTGAAGAGTCAAGATCCCGCCGCGATGGTGGCTGCCGTGCGTGTGTCACTGTCTCGCGCAATTGTGCAAAGCATTGTGGGACTAGAGCTGGAACTGCCTGTCATCACCTTGGAACCCAGGTTGGAACAGATATTGCTCAATAGTATTCAGAAAGCCGGTCAAGGCTCTGAGGATGGCATTCTTCTAGAGCCAGGCATGGCCGAGAAGCTGCAACGTTCCCTAGTGGAAGCAGCGCAGCGCCAGGAAATGCTTGGCAAACCAGTGATTCTGCTGGTTGCCGGCCCGGTCCGGGCGATGCTCTCGCGATTCGCGCGGCTGGCGGTTCCGAGTATCCATGTACTGGCATACCAGGAAATTCCGGACAACAAGCAGGTCACCATCGTTGCGACGGTGGGGCAGAACTAACCGAGGTCACAGGCCATGCAGGTCAAACGCTTTTTCGCCGCCGATATGCGCACTGCCATGAAATTGGTGCGTGATGAGCTGGGTGCCGATGCCTCGATCATTGGCAATCGCCGCGTAGCTGGCGGTGTCGAACTGACTGCGGCGCTGGACTATCAGGTGCCGGCAGCGCCAGCGCGTCAGCCTAATCCAGCCCTGGAGGCTGAATTGCGCAAGACTCAGGCGAAAATCGCCACTGCGCAGGCCGAACTGACTACCCGTGCCAAGGTAGATGCCGGTAAGGATCGCCAGTTGTTTGGCGCAGAGCTGGAGTTGCCTGCCGATAGTCTCGCAGCCGTTATGCGCAAATCCCGCACGCCTATACCGCCCGCCGCCGGGACTGATCAGCATGCACTGGATGCCATGCGCTTTGAGTTGCACGGGCTGCGTGAGTTGATAGAAGTTCAGTTGGGTTCGATTGCCTGGGGCCAGTTGCAAAGTCGTCGCCCGCAACAGGCTAATCTGTGGCGTCGCCTGCAGCGTATGGGGCTGTCAGCCGAACTGTCCAAAGTCCTGCTGGAGCGCGTTGCCAACGTGGCCGAGCCGCGCCAGGCCTGGCGCATGCTGCTGGCGCACCTGGCCCATGCGATCAAAACGCCGAAGCAGGAACCGATGGATGAGGGTGGCGTTATCGCTTTGGTGGGGCCGGCCGGGATGGGCAAGACCACGACTCTGGCTAAATTGGCCGCGCGTTATGTCCTCAAGCACGGCGCGCAGCATATTGCGTTGGTCAGCCTGGACAGCTACCGCATCGGGGCGCAGGAACAACTCAAGACCCTGGGGCGCATTCTTAATGTTTCGGTGACCCTGGTGGATCCTGGCCAGTCACTGACCCAGGCTCTGGCGCCTTTGGCACGCAAGCGCGTGGTGCTGATTGATACGGCTGGCCTTCCAGCCAACGATCCCGCTTTGCGCATGCAACTGGAAACACTGGCCAGCCGCGGCGTCAACGCAAAAAATTATCTGGTAATGGCGGCCACTAGCCAGGGCCAAGTGCTGAAAGCCGCCTACCATAGTTATAAGCGCTGTGGGTTGGCAGGCTGTATTGTCACTAAGGCGGACGAGGCAACCAGCCTGGGCGAGGTATTAGGGCTGGCTATTACGCAGCGTCTACCGGTAGCCTATCTCGCTGATGGGCCACGAATTCCTGATGATTTACAGGTGCCTCGCAGTCATCAGCTGGTCAGTCGTGCCGTAGGGCTGCAGGCAACCCAGGATCCTAGCGAAGATACAATGGCAGAGATGTTTGCCGGTCTTTACCAGCAGTCCGCGCGACGTGTCAGTTAAAAGGTTCCTTTCGGTTTGTGGTAGGCCTGACCGGCTAAAGTGGCTCCAGTCGAAGTTAGACAAGGTGTGTAGATAATATGGGTATGCATCCCGTTCAGGTGATTGCAGTAACCGGCGGCAAAGGTGGCGTCGGCAAGACCAATGTCTCGGTGAACCTGGCATTGGCTCTGGCTGACCTTGGGCGCAGGGTAATGTTGATGGACGCTGACCTGGGCCTGGCTAACGTCGATGTGTTGCTGGGCTTGAGTGCCAAGCGCACCCTGGAAGACGTTATCAGTGGTGAGTGTGAACTGCGTGATGTGCTGTTGCAGGGGCCGGGTGGCATTCGAATCGTACCGGCAGCATCCGGTATTCAGAGCATGGTGCAGCTGTCCCCCATGCAGCATGCTGGGCTGATTCAAGCCTTCAGTGACATCAGTGATAACCTTGATGTGCTGATTATTGATACTGCTGCCGGTATCGGTGATGGCGTAGTCAGTTTTGTTCGTGCGGCCCAGGAAGTGCTGGTGGTCGTGTGTGATGAGCCTACGTCGATTACTGATGCCTACGCGTTGATCAAGTTGCTCAACCGTGACCACGGTATGAATCGTTTCCGTGTACTGGCCAATATGGCGCACAGCCCACAGGAAGGTCGTAACCTGTTTGCTAAGCTGACCAAGGTGACTGATCGCTTTCTTGATGTGGCTCTGCAGTATGTTGGTGCCGTTCCCTATGATGAGTCAGTCCGTAAGGCCGTACAGAAACAGCGTGCGGTATATGAAGCCTTCCCGCGTTCGAAGTGTGCGTTGGCGTTCAAAGCAATAGCTCAGAAAGTTGACGCCTGGCCTTTACCAGCCAACCCGCGTGGCCATTTAGAGTTTTTTGTTGAACGCCTGGTGCACCAACCGATCGCGGACACGGCCACATGACAGCAGCCTCTGGACTTCGTATGTATAGCAAGGCGCAGGCGCAGGACTCCCAGCACCAGTTGATCGAGCGTTATGCGCCTTTGGTCAAGCGTATTGCCTACCATCTGCTGGCACGCTTACCGGCCAATGTGCAAGTTGATGATCTGATCCAGGCCGGGATGATCGGACTGCTTGAAGCGTCAAAAAAATACGATTCCAGCAAAGGTGCCAGTTTCGAAACATTTGCTGGCATCCGCATCCGCGGATCTATGCTTGATGAAGTACGTAAAGGTGACTGGGCACCGCGCTCGGTGCATCGCAACAGTCGTATGGTTAGCGATGCGATTCGCGTGATTGAGTCCAGAACGGGTCGTGACGCTAAAGATCAAGAGGTTGCGGCCGAACTCCAATTGAGTCTCGAAGATTACTACGGCATCCTTGGCGACACGCTGGGTAGTCGCTTGTTCAGTTTTGATGACCTGTTGCTGGATGGTGAACACAGTGGAGTAGGTGAAGACGCGAGCATTAACTGTCTTGAGCCTTCTCGTGATCTGGAAGATCAACGCTTTCAAGCAGCTTTGGCTGATGCTATTGCCAATCTGCCGGAGCGCGAACGCCTGGTGTTAGCGCTATATTACGATGAAGAATTAAATCTTAAGGAAATCGGCGAAGTACTGGGGGTTAGCGAATCTCGTGTAAGCCAACTACACAGTCAGTGTGCTGCTCGTTTGCGTGCTCGACTGGCTGATTGGCGCGCACATTGAGTTGAATTTGCTAACGCTGGGCCGGTTTCACGATTAAAGACGCGCACAGAGTGCTGGGTGCGTTTGGGACTGTACGGAGGTCGACTTGGACAAGAACATGAAAATCCTCATCGTTGATGACTTTTCAACGATGCGACGGATCATCAAGAACCTCCTGCGTGATTTGGGGTTCACCAATACCGCAGAGGCTGACGATGGCACTACTGCTCTGCCGATGTTGCAGAGCGGCAGCTTCGACTTTTTGGTGACTGACTGGAACATGCCCGGCATGACGGGAATTGATCTACTGCGCGCCGTACGTGCGGATGATCGCCTGAAAACACTGCCCGTGTTGATGGTGACTGCTGAAGCTAAGCGCGATCAGATCATTGAGGCAGCTCAGGCTGGAGTAAATGGCTATGTGGTTAAGCCGTTTACTGCGCAGGTTCTGAAAGAAAAGATCGAAAAGATTTTTGAGCGAGTCAACGGCTGATGTCTGCCACGAGGGTGCTATGGAACATAAAGATTCCGTTCACGGTGACCTTGAGTCAACCCTGAAATACAACGCTCGCCAATTGGTAGACAGCCTGGAACAGGGCAATTTTGGTGAAGCGGTACAGCTGATACATGAGCTCAACAAAGCGCGTGACCGCGGCTTGTATCACGAAGTCGGCAAACTGACCCGTGAGCTACACAATGCCATTGTGAATTTTCAGCTTGACCCACGCGTACCTCATGCAACCGAAATCTCTCAAATTACTGATGCAACTGAGCGTCTTAACTATGTTGTGACGATGACCGAAAAAGCGGCCAATCGCACCATGGATTTGGTCGAGCAGAGCGCTCCGCTGGTGAATGATCTGGCTGATGAGGCGCACAATTTGAGCACCGACTGGGGGCGTTTCATGCGCCGCGAAATGAGTGCTGATGGTTTTCGAGAGTTGGCCAAGCGAGTTGAGTTGTTTCTTGCGCGTAGCGAGCGAGACGGGGCCAAGCTGTCTTCGCATTTGAACGACATTCTTCTGGCGCAAGACTTCCAAGACCTGACAGGTCAGGTAATCAAGCGGGTTACCCAGTTGGTGACCGAGGTTGAAAGTAATCTGTTGAAACTGGTGATTATGGCCAGTTCAGTCGATCAGATTGCCGGTATTGAGCATAACCACGAATTGCTCCGTGCCGAGCGAGAAGAACAAAAAGAGCCTTCTCGTGGTGAAGGTCCGCAGATTCATGCCGATAAGCGTGAAGACGTCGCATCGAATCAGGATGATGTTGACGATCTGCTTTCCAGCCTGGGATTTTAGGAGCACGTCTATATGAGCTTCGGCGCCGATGAAGAAATCCTCCAGGACTTCCTGGTAGAGGCCGGCGAGATTCTTGAATTACTGTCCGAACAGCTCGTAGAGCTGGAAAGTCGCCCGGACGACATGAATCTGCTCAACGCTATTTTTCGCGGGTTTCATACCGTCAAAGGTGGTGCCGGTTTTCTCCAGCTCAACGAGCTGGTTGAATGTTGCCATATCGCAGAAAACGTTTTCGACATCCTTCGTAAGGGTGAGCGGCGTGTTGATTCGGCATTGATGGACGTAGTGCTGGAAGCTCTTGATGCGGTCAACGGCATGTTCACTGAAGTGCGTGAGCGGACGGAGCTGACACCCGCATCTCCCGAGTTACTCGCAGCGTTGTCTCGTCTAGCGGAGCCGGCAGGTTCTGAAGAGGTTGCCGGCGAGGAACCTTTAGTCGAACCGGCCGCAGAAGCAATTGAGGTCGTTGAGGAAGTAGCGGTTGCAGAGGCCGCAAGTGCAGGTTCTGATATCACTGACAGTGAGTTCGAGCAGCTGTTGGGCGCTCTTGATGGCGGCAGCGTCGACACCGTTACGCCCGAAACAGCCAGCAGTGACGAAATCACCGATGATGAGTTCGAGTCACTGCTCGATCAACTGCATGGCAAGGGTCAATTCGTCGCTGAAGCAAATGTTCCAGCCGCCGTGCCGGCCTCTGCAGCGCCGGCAGCAGCCACCAGTAGTGATGAAATTACCGATGATGAGTTTGAGTCGCTGCTCGATCAATTACACGGTAAGGGTCAGTTTGTCCCACCTGCTCCGGTCGAAGACACACCGGCCCCCAAGGTTGCCCAGGTGTCCGAGGTTCCTGGCGAAGACATTACTGACGATGAATTTGAGGCACTGTTGGATCAGCTTCACGGTAAGGGCAAGTTTGTCGAGCCTGAAGCGATTAAACCTGTAGCCGCTGCGCCGGAGCCTAAAGCTGCAGAGCCCGTGAAGCCTGCAGTTGTGGCTGCCAAGCCCGCAGCTAAGCCTGCCCCCAAGGTTGAAACAGCCAAAGCTTCTGCGCCCGCTGCACCCGTGGCAGATAAAGCTGCGCCCCCGAGCGAAGCTGAAACCACGGTGCGCGTTGACACTGCGCGGCTGGACGAAATCATGAATATGGTGGGTGAGCTGGTGCTGGTGCGTAACCGTTTGGTTCGTTTGGGCTCCAGTAGTGGCGATGAAGCGATGTCGAAGGCTGTATCAAACCTCGATGTCGTAACGGCAGATTTGCAAACTGCTGTTATGAAAACCCGCATGCAGCCAATCAAGAAAGTTTTCGGTCGCTTCCCGCGCCTGGTTCGTGATTTGGCCAGAAGCCTGAAGAAAGAGATCAATCTTGAATTGGTCGGGGAGGAGACGGATCTCGACAAGAACCTCGTTGAAGCACTGGCTGATCCGCTTGTGCACTTGGTGCGCAATGCGGTCGATCATGGCATTGAAACTCCAGAAGAGCGCGAGGCGTCGGGTAAGGCACGTGGTGGCAAGGTCGTGTTGTCTGCTGAGCAGGAGGGTGATCATATCCTGCTGTCGATTTCTGATGACGGCAAAGGTATGGATGCTGACGTGTTGCGTGCCAAGGCTGTAGAAAAGGGATTGTTGGATAAGGACGCAGCTGATCGCTTAAATGAGTTTGAATGCTACAACTTGATTTTCGCCCCGGGCTTTTCGACCAAGACAGAAATATCCGATGTGTCGGGCCGCGGCGTGGGCATGGACGTGGTGAAGACCAAAATTTCCCAGCTCAATGGCAC harbors:
- the fliA gene encoding RNA polymerase sigma factor FliA codes for the protein MTAASGLRMYSKAQAQDSQHQLIERYAPLVKRIAYHLLARLPANVQVDDLIQAGMIGLLEASKKYDSSKGASFETFAGIRIRGSMLDEVRKGDWAPRSVHRNSRMVSDAIRVIESRTGRDAKDQEVAAELQLSLEDYYGILGDTLGSRLFSFDDLLLDGEHSGVGEDASINCLEPSRDLEDQRFQAALADAIANLPERERLVLALYYDEELNLKEIGEVLGVSESRVSQLHSQCAARLRARLADWRAH
- a CDS encoding protein phosphatase CheZ; amino-acid sequence: MEHKDSVHGDLESTLKYNARQLVDSLEQGNFGEAVQLIHELNKARDRGLYHEVGKLTRELHNAIVNFQLDPRVPHATEISQITDATERLNYVVTMTEKAANRTMDLVEQSAPLVNDLADEAHNLSTDWGRFMRREMSADGFRELAKRVELFLARSERDGAKLSSHLNDILLAQDFQDLTGQVIKRVTQLVTEVESNLLKLVIMASSVDQIAGIEHNHELLRAEREEQKEPSRGEGPQIHADKREDVASNQDDVDDLLSSLGF
- the flhF gene encoding flagellar biosynthesis protein FlhF, translating into MQVKRFFAADMRTAMKLVRDELGADASIIGNRRVAGGVELTAALDYQVPAAPARQPNPALEAELRKTQAKIATAQAELTTRAKVDAGKDRQLFGAELELPADSLAAVMRKSRTPIPPAAGTDQHALDAMRFELHGLRELIEVQLGSIAWGQLQSRRPQQANLWRRLQRMGLSAELSKVLLERVANVAEPRQAWRMLLAHLAHAIKTPKQEPMDEGGVIALVGPAGMGKTTTLAKLAARYVLKHGAQHIALVSLDSYRIGAQEQLKTLGRILNVSVTLVDPGQSLTQALAPLARKRVVLIDTAGLPANDPALRMQLETLASRGVNAKNYLVMAATSQGQVLKAAYHSYKRCGLAGCIVTKADEATSLGEVLGLAITQRLPVAYLADGPRIPDDLQVPRSHQLVSRAVGLQATQDPSEDTMAEMFAGLYQQSARRVS
- a CDS encoding chemotaxis protein CheA, with the translated sequence MSFGADEEILQDFLVEAGEILELLSEQLVELESRPDDMNLLNAIFRGFHTVKGGAGFLQLNELVECCHIAENVFDILRKGERRVDSALMDVVLEALDAVNGMFTEVRERTELTPASPELLAALSRLAEPAGSEEVAGEEPLVEPAAEAIEVVEEVAVAEAASAGSDITDSEFEQLLGALDGGSVDTVTPETASSDEITDDEFESLLDQLHGKGQFVAEANVPAAVPASAAPAAATSSDEITDDEFESLLDQLHGKGQFVPPAPVEDTPAPKVAQVSEVPGEDITDDEFEALLDQLHGKGKFVEPEAIKPVAAAPEPKAAEPVKPAVVAAKPAAKPAPKVETAKASAPAAPVADKAAPPSEAETTVRVDTARLDEIMNMVGELVLVRNRLVRLGSSSGDEAMSKAVSNLDVVTADLQTAVMKTRMQPIKKVFGRFPRLVRDLARSLKKEINLELVGEETDLDKNLVEALADPLVHLVRNAVDHGIETPEEREASGKARGGKVVLSAEQEGDHILLSISDDGKGMDADVLRAKAVEKGLLDKDAADRLNEFECYNLIFAPGFSTKTEISDVSGRGVGMDVVKTKISQLNGTVNVFSVKGQGSKIVIKVPLTLAIMPTLMVMLANQAFAFPLVNVNEIFHLDLSRTNVVDGQEVVIVRDKALPLFYLKRWLIGSAAHVEQGEGHVVILSVGSQRIGFVVDQLVGQEEVVIKPLGKMLQGTPGMSGATITGDGRIALILDVPSMLKRYARRM
- a CDS encoding chemotaxis response regulator CheY, with amino-acid sequence MKILIVDDFSTMRRIIKNLLRDLGFTNTAEADDGTTALPMLQSGSFDFLVTDWNMPGMTGIDLLRAVRADDRLKTLPVLMVTAEAKRDQIIEAAQAGVNGYVVKPFTAQVLKEKIEKIFERVNG
- the flhA gene encoding flagellar biosynthesis protein FlhA; its protein translation is MDRSQMIGDVRSNLAGLKQGNLGIPLLLLVMLSMVMLPIPPFLLDVLFTFSIALSIVVLLVSIYALRPLDFAVFPTVLLAATLLRLALNVASTRVVLMHGHEGHAAAGQVIQAFGEVLIGGNYVVGIVLFAILMIINFVVVTKGAGRISEVSARFTLDAMPGKQMAIDADLNAGLIDQAEAKKRRSEVSQEADFYGSMDGASKFVRGDAIAGLLILFINLIGGIAIGVLQHGLPFAEAGKIYTLLTIGDGLVAQIPSLLLSTAAAIMVTRVSSSEDMGAQVNRQMFASPRALAVTAIIMIIMGMVPGMPHFFFIGLGLIAAGAAYWIANKQRVVKEEEVKEVQRQQELLPTQKAQEVKELGWDDVTPVDMVGLEVGYRLIPLVDRNQGGQLLARIKGVRKKLSQEMGFLMPSVHIRDNLDLQPNAYRLTLMGVSVAEAEVYPDRELAINPGQVFGPLNGIAAKDPAFGLEAVWIDPSQRDQAQSLGYTVVDASTVVATHLNQVLHKHAHELLGHEEVQQLMQLLAKTSPKLAEELVPGMISLSTLLKVLQVLLQEQVPVRDIRTIAEAIANVAVKSQDPAAMVAAVRVSLSRAIVQSIVGLELELPVITLEPRLEQILLNSIQKAGQGSEDGILLEPGMAEKLQRSLVEAAQRQEMLGKPVILLVAGPVRAMLSRFARLAVPSIHVLAYQEIPDNKQVTIVATVGQN
- the fleN gene encoding flagellar synthesis regulator FleN; protein product: MGMHPVQVIAVTGGKGGVGKTNVSVNLALALADLGRRVMLMDADLGLANVDVLLGLSAKRTLEDVISGECELRDVLLQGPGGIRIVPAASGIQSMVQLSPMQHAGLIQAFSDISDNLDVLIIDTAAGIGDGVVSFVRAAQEVLVVVCDEPTSITDAYALIKLLNRDHGMNRFRVLANMAHSPQEGRNLFAKLTKVTDRFLDVALQYVGAVPYDESVRKAVQKQRAVYEAFPRSKCALAFKAIAQKVDAWPLPANPRGHLEFFVERLVHQPIADTAT